From the genome of Geothrix sp. 21YS21S-4, one region includes:
- the rimP gene encoding ribosome maturation factor RimP gives MDLKKVQPPLERQLALLGFELVHLETAREGRDEVLRLYIDHLDAEATGRRITLDDCTAAHEGLLLWMDVEFPDLRETLGVEVSSPGMERPLQKANHFRRFAGYLCRIQTAGPINGQKRFKGWIGPVEDGSVTIEEDGVLKAVPLDAIQKARLAPFDEEKTPRPKHLAARFTEAPDADGVETSAAEDEEA, from the coding sequence TTGGATCTGAAGAAGGTGCAGCCGCCCCTCGAGCGCCAGCTGGCCCTGCTGGGGTTCGAGCTGGTGCACCTGGAGACCGCCCGCGAAGGGCGGGACGAGGTGCTGCGCCTCTACATCGATCACCTGGACGCCGAGGCCACGGGGCGCCGCATCACCCTGGACGACTGCACCGCCGCCCACGAAGGGCTGCTGCTATGGATGGACGTGGAATTCCCCGACCTGCGCGAGACCCTGGGCGTGGAAGTGAGCAGCCCCGGAATGGAGCGTCCCCTCCAGAAGGCCAACCACTTCCGCCGCTTCGCCGGCTACCTGTGCCGCATCCAGACCGCCGGCCCCATCAATGGCCAGAAGCGGTTCAAGGGCTGGATCGGTCCCGTGGAGGACGGCAGCGTCACGATCGAGGAGGACGGCGTCCTCAAGGCGGTTCCCCTCGACGCGATCCAGAAGGCGCGGCTGGCGCCCTTCGACGAAGAGAAGACCCCGCGGCCGAAGCACTTGGCCGCCCGTTTCACCGAAGCACCGGATGCCGACGGCGTAGAGACAAGCGCCGCCGAGGACGAGGAGGCCTGA
- a CDS encoding diacylglycerol kinase: MKNRSFFHRLGFSLSGIAAACRFEASFRTQVAMAAGVVGLLLWFRPAPVWWALLSMNCSLVLGAELFNTALEHALDHLHPDLHPSIKIAKDCAAGAVLIFSASALITFAAFLVSVLSPAPR, encoded by the coding sequence GTGAAAAACAGATCCTTCTTCCACCGGCTGGGGTTCAGCTTGAGCGGAATCGCGGCGGCCTGCCGGTTCGAGGCCAGCTTCCGCACGCAGGTCGCCATGGCCGCGGGCGTGGTGGGGCTGCTGCTGTGGTTCCGGCCCGCCCCCGTGTGGTGGGCGCTCCTGTCCATGAACTGCAGCCTCGTTCTGGGCGCGGAGCTCTTCAACACGGCCCTCGAGCACGCCCTGGACCACCTGCATCCGGACCTTCACCCCAGCATCAAGATCGCCAAGGACTGCGCCGCCGGCGCCGTGCTGATTTTCAGCGCGAGCGCCCTGATCACCTTTGCCGCGTTCCTGGTTTCCGTCCTGTCGCCTGCACCGCGGTAG
- a CDS encoding phosphatase PAP2 family protein yields the protein MNLPDLLAKDTLHVLRQPGEWDAQTWTNLSLGTLGVIGAAIALDPPLDRAVRRNARPGWDRVATNLENLGGTGSLILAGGAYLGGQFTHNPTLKSVGTDAGMSMAIAQLAVIIPLKYVVGRARPSADKGTFHFKPFQSGQSFPSGHTAQAFILASVISAHADSPWVSGVSYGTASLVALSRVERRDHFLSDVLGGALIGTFVGRTVVRYNESLRSQAKSRLAISFEPLLGSGYQGAVLRVNF from the coding sequence TTGAATCTTCCCGATCTGTTGGCGAAGGACACGCTGCACGTCCTTCGCCAGCCGGGCGAATGGGATGCGCAGACCTGGACGAATCTTTCCCTGGGCACGCTCGGCGTCATCGGAGCGGCCATCGCCTTGGATCCTCCCCTCGACCGGGCGGTGCGCCGGAACGCCCGGCCCGGGTGGGACCGCGTCGCCACGAACCTGGAGAACCTGGGCGGCACCGGCAGCCTGATCCTGGCCGGGGGAGCCTATCTGGGGGGCCAGTTCACCCACAACCCGACGCTCAAATCCGTGGGGACGGACGCGGGGATGTCCATGGCGATCGCTCAACTGGCGGTGATCATTCCCCTGAAATACGTCGTGGGGCGGGCGCGGCCTTCCGCGGACAAGGGGACCTTCCATTTCAAGCCGTTCCAGAGCGGGCAGTCGTTCCCTTCGGGCCACACGGCGCAGGCTTTCATCCTCGCTTCGGTGATCAGCGCCCACGCCGACAGTCCCTGGGTTTCCGGCGTTTCCTACGGCACCGCCTCGCTGGTGGCCCTCTCCAGGGTGGAGCGGCGCGACCACTTCCTTTCGGATGTCTTGGGCGGTGCCCTCATCGGGACCTTCGTCGGCAGGACGGTGGTGCGCTACAACGAATCCCTCCGCTCCCAAGCCAAATCGCGGCTGGCCATCTCCTTCGAGCCCCTGCTGGGAAGCGGGTATCAGGGGGCCGTGCTTCGGGTGAATTTCTGA
- the folD gene encoding bifunctional methylenetetrahydrofolate dehydrogenase/methenyltetrahydrofolate cyclohydrolase FolD yields the protein MAQVLDGKAHADRMLEAVRQGVEARLARGLRAPALAVVLVGDDPASHVYVRNKSAACIKVGITSLEHRLSADTPQAELDALIDRLNADPGVDGILVQLPLPKGLDSKRALHRISPAKDVDGFHPVNQGLLLEGLPGLRPCTPSACMSLLAHHGVDLKGLRAVVLGRSEIVGKPMALMLLEQHATVTIAHSRTKDLPAVCREADLLVAAVGRPGMVEGSWIKPGAVVVDVGINRVEDLAFGEKIFAAEPRKLETLKAKGAVLCGDVRYGEALEVASAVTPVPGGVGPLTIAGLLTNTLQAADA from the coding sequence ATGGCTCAGGTGCTGGACGGGAAGGCGCACGCGGACCGCATGCTGGAAGCGGTGCGCCAGGGAGTGGAAGCCCGCCTGGCGCGGGGCCTCCGGGCGCCGGCCCTCGCGGTGGTCCTGGTGGGGGATGATCCCGCCAGTCACGTCTACGTGCGGAACAAGTCCGCCGCCTGCATCAAAGTCGGGATCACGTCCCTGGAGCACCGCCTGTCCGCGGACACGCCCCAGGCCGAATTGGACGCCCTCATCGACCGCCTCAACGCCGACCCGGGCGTGGACGGCATCCTCGTGCAGCTGCCCCTGCCCAAGGGCCTGGATTCCAAGCGCGCGCTCCACCGCATCAGCCCCGCCAAGGACGTGGACGGGTTCCATCCCGTGAACCAGGGCCTGCTCCTGGAGGGACTGCCCGGACTGCGTCCCTGCACGCCTAGTGCCTGCATGTCCCTCCTCGCCCATCACGGCGTGGACCTCAAGGGGCTGCGGGCCGTGGTGCTGGGGCGCAGCGAGATCGTGGGCAAGCCCATGGCGCTGATGCTCCTGGAGCAGCACGCGACGGTGACCATCGCCCACAGCCGCACGAAGGACCTGCCCGCCGTCTGCCGCGAAGCGGACCTGCTGGTAGCCGCCGTGGGCCGCCCCGGGATGGTGGAAGGCAGCTGGATCAAGCCTGGCGCGGTGGTGGTGGACGTGGGCATCAACCGGGTGGAGGACCTGGCCTTTGGGGAGAAGATCTTCGCCGCCGAGCCCCGCAAGCTGGAGACCCTGAAGGCCAAGGGCGCCGTGTTGTGCGGCGACGTGCGCTACGGCGAGGCCCTGGAGGTCGCTTCCGCGGTGACTCCGGTTCCCGGTGGCGTCGGGCCGCTCACCATCGCGGGATTGCTGACCAACACCCTTCAGGCGGCGGACGCCTGA
- a CDS encoding EamA family transporter encodes MTTSDSWFYWAFFSAVFAACTAIFAKIGIRGIDSDLATLIRTVIILVVLALFVGLSGKWTNPFAFSGKTWLFLALSGLATGASWVCYFRALKVGEASKVAPIDKLSLVLVAVFAVAFLGERPSLREWTGILMVAGGVLVLTLKR; translated from the coding sequence ATGACCACATCCGACAGTTGGTTCTACTGGGCGTTCTTCTCGGCGGTCTTCGCCGCGTGCACCGCCATCTTCGCCAAGATCGGAATCCGGGGCATCGATTCCGACCTCGCGACGCTGATCCGGACCGTCATCATCCTCGTCGTCCTCGCCCTCTTCGTGGGGCTGAGCGGGAAGTGGACCAATCCCTTCGCCTTTTCCGGGAAGACGTGGCTCTTCCTGGCGCTGTCGGGCCTGGCGACGGGCGCGTCCTGGGTCTGCTACTTCCGCGCGCTGAAGGTGGGCGAGGCCTCGAAGGTGGCGCCCATCGACAAGCTGAGCCTGGTCCTGGTGGCGGTCTTCGCCGTGGCGTTCCTCGGGGAAAGGCCCTCTCTGCGGGAGTGGACCGGCATCCTGATGGTGGCCGGCGGTGTTTTGGTGCTGACGTTGAAGCGCTAA